From a region of the Lactuca sativa cultivar Salinas chromosome 4, Lsat_Salinas_v11, whole genome shotgun sequence genome:
- the LOC111896541 gene encoding uncharacterized protein LOC111896541: MDIFDIHNVKMEKANAMQRYRSFRKIAKLFRLIELFLAVVLLSWISTRLPFVVRVSGEYFRQLLSIIVSPLFIFLVGNVIVLTLVVKSGHLTGANTAVDNAGTDLYEDIVNNVSDDDPPVLKHEEIVYQDKRIISEVNTKPITGEIKVSESSANSIPDLDPKIYRRSQSENLMKREPFLETEILNWKLKRSETEIGRRKVDSPVDNVVDELSNEEFQKKIEGFIAKQVRFHQEEKLAIVPHNLI, from the coding sequence ATGGATATTTTTGATATCCATAACGTCAAGATGGAGAAAGCAAACGCGATGCAACGTTACCGGAGCTTCCGAAAAATAGCGAAATTGTTCCGGTTGATTGAGCTCTTTTTAGCGGTGGTTTTACTCTCGTGGATCTCAACTCGTCTGCCGTTCGTCGTAAGAGTATCCGGCGAGTACTTCCGGCAGCTTCTCTCAATCATCGTCAGCCCTCTCTTCATTTTTCTAGTCGGTAACGTAATCGTGTTAACCCTCGTTGTAAAATCCGGCCATCTCACCGGAGCTAATACCGCCGTGGATAATGCCGGAACTGATCTGTATGAAGACATCGTTAACAATGTAAGCGACGATGATCCTCCCGTTCTCAAACACGAAGAAATTGTTTATCAGGATAAACGAATCATATCTGAAGTAAACACTAAACCAATCACCGGCGAAATCAAAGTCAGTGAATCGTCGGCGAATTCTATTCCAGATCTAGATCCTAAAATCTACCGGAGAAGCCAGTCTGAAAACCTAATGAAGAGAGAGCCTTTTCTGGAGACGGAAATACTTAATTGGAAGCTGAAGCGGTCGGAGACAGAGATAGGACGGCGGAAAGTTGATTCTCCGGTGGACAACGTCGTCGACGAGCTGAGCAATGAGGAGTTTCAGAAGAAGATTGAAGGATTCATCGCTAAACAAGTCAGGTTTCACCAAGAGGAAAAATTAGCAATTGTACCCCACAATTTAATCTGA